The proteins below come from a single Osmerus mordax isolate fOsmMor3 chromosome 3, fOsmMor3.pri, whole genome shotgun sequence genomic window:
- the gngt2a gene encoding guanine nucleotide-binding protein G(I)/G(S)/G(O) subunit gamma-T2a: MARDMSDKDILKMELDQLKKEVSTPREPISKTAKELIDYVEGRSGDDPLMKGVPDDKNPFKDKGGCVIT, encoded by the exons ATGGCTCGAGACATGTCCGACAAGGACATCCTGAAAATGGAGCTGGACCAACTGAAAAAGGAGGTCTCCACCCCACGAGAACCT ATCTCCAAGACGGCGAAGGAGCTGATTGACTACGTAGAGGGCCGGTCTGGTGACGACCCTCTGATGAAGGGAGTACCCGACGACAAGAATCCCTTCAAGGACAAGGGGGGCTGCGTCATCACCTAG
- the nags gene encoding N-acetylglutamate synthase, mitochondrial: MAKVNSSTSSCRAMVMAGKYLSNPSPVLSQSTGHRRMLKLQRRLASSNAAGHGSKIPALGHQDFPNSFSASDRHVLSTRTLIYRDVKAFLNEIGGDPREARYWLTQFQRASLSQAPAFAVIEVDKSVFQSSDMLQSLAFGLSFLQRMDMKPVVVMGLSRAEVEEEVLAESTSNIRANLVERSQALTELLQQHSATVIPFFSAEALLLQQDPPNGSSGEGPISVDSGLLQWSLDCGAIPLVCPVGRNTTGCSVALDSVNVTAAISRVLKPLKVMFLNSRGGLRNQDHKVLGSVSLPGDLPGLTSASWLSLAECQRVATIAQLLNQLPCESSAVITSGNTLLTELFSHKGSGTLFKNGDPIHRYTSLEGIDLERLLALINKSFDKTLKEDYIESLKGRLHSIYLSKGYSAAAIITKEPVGSATPYLDKFVVSSSKQGQGTSQVLWQCIRQDLGRLFWRSRGSNRINPWYFKHCDGSFANGSWTVFWFGLTDIRDSYELVEYAKRVPDSFYEPVGGGGGGGTAPQTPPLQS, from the exons ATGGCAAAAGTAAACAGTAGCACTTCCAGTTGCAGGGCCATGGTAATGGCTGGCAAATACCTATCGAATCCATCACCGGTGCTCTCCCAAAGCACCGGTCACCGAAGGATGTTGAAACTTCAGCGCCGTTTAGCGAGTTCAAACGCGGCCGGCCACGGGAGCAAAATCCCGGCTCTGGGACATCAAGATTTCCCCAACTCTTTCTCAGCCTCTGACCGTCATGTGTTGTCAACCCGCACTCTAATATATCGCGATGTCAAGGCTTTTCTCAATGAAATTGGTGGAGACCCCAGAGAAGCCCGATACTGGCTAACCCAGTTCCAGAGAGCGAGTTTGTCACAAGCCCCTGCATTTGCAGTTATAGAA GTGGATAAGTCCGTGTTTCAGAGCAGCGACATGCTGCAGAGCTTGGCCTTCGGGCTCTCCTTCCTGCAGCGGATGGACATGAAGCCAGTGGTGGTGATGGGACTTTCTCgggcagaggtggaggaggaggtgttggcAGAGTCCACGTCCAACATCAGGGCGAACCTAGTTGAGCGAAGCCAGGCTCTGACGGAGTTACTGCAGCAGCACTCGGCCACGGTCATACCTTTCTTTAGTGCCGAAGCACTGCTTCTGCAACAGGACCCTCCTAACGGAAGCAG TGGTGAAGGGCCTATATCCGTGGACAGCGGTCTTCTGCAGTGGAGCCTGGACTGTGGCGCTATCCCCCTAGTGTGCCCGGTGGGGAGGAACACCACTGGGTGTTCAGTAGCGCTGGACTCGGTCAATGTGACTGCAGCCATCTCCAGGGTCCTGAAACCCCTCAAGGTCATGTTCCTCAACAGCCGGGGTGGTCTACGCAACCAGGaccacaag gtcctgggTTCGGTGTCTCTGCCCGGGGATCTGCCGGGCCTAACCAGTGCGTCGTGGCTGAGCCTGGCAGAGTGCCAGCGGGTGGCCACCATCGCCCAGCTCCTCAACCAGCTGCCCTGCGAGTCGTCCGCCGTCATCACCTCCGGCAACACCCTGCTCACTGAGCTCTTCAGTCACAAAG GGTCGGGAACCCTGTTTAAAAACGGAGACCCCATTCACCG GTACACCTCGTTAGAAGGCATCGACTTGGAGCGCCTGCTGGCTCTGATAAACAAGTCGTTCGACAAGACCCTGAAGGAAGACTACATCGAGTCTCTGAAGGGACGCCTCCACTCCATCTACCTCTCTAAAGG CTACAGCGCGGCGGCCATCATCACCAAGGAACCAGTGGGCAGTGCCACTCCCTACCTGGACAAGTTTGTGGTGAGCAGCAGCAAGCAGGGCCAGGGCACCAGCCAGGTCCTCTGGCAGTGCATCCGCCAGGACCTGGGGCGCCTCTTCTGGAGGTCCCGCGGCTCCAACCGCATCAACCCCTG GTACTTCAAACACTGTGACGGAAGCTTCGCCAACGGCAGCTGGACCGTGTTCTGGTTCGGCCTGACAGACATCAGGGACTCGTACGAGCTGGTGGAGTATGCCAAGCGGGTTCCCGACTCCTTCTACGAGccggttggaggaggaggaggaggaggaaccgcCCCCCAGACCCCACCCCTCCAATCCTGA